In Triticum aestivum cultivar Chinese Spring unplaced genomic scaffold, IWGSC CS RefSeq v2.1 scaffold152677, whole genome shotgun sequence, the DNA window AACAACATAAAGAACAGTAGATAGATAGGTAGCATACTGCATACAACAACACTGGATTAGACTATGTCCCAACCACTAAGTTCAATACTAGAATCTTCATCACAAATCCCCTTGTTCTTCTCCAGCTTGCCCTTGTAAATTTCTTCAACTTTAGTCAGCTCAGAAATGGCTATCTCTAGCTTCTTCTCCATTTTCAGCTCATCCCTCTCCTACATCACCTCAATCTTGTCCTTTATTAGCTATTTCTTAGCCTTCTTGTGGTCTTGGAGTTCACTCTTCAGTACATAAATCTCCTCCTTGAGTCCATTGATATCCCTATCCTTTTTTAGCTCATGCAGCTCAATCCCGAGGTTCCTGAGCAGTTGTCCTTACACTTTAGGAATTGTCTTCATATCCTCTATGACATACCGCTTCTGGTCCAGCTGCTTCTCCAAGCCTTCATGTTCCTCTAACATTATTTTCTTGTAACTTGCTTGATAGGTCTTTTGCACTTGTTTCTTGAGCATTTTGTTAACATTAGCAACAAGGTTCTTGTACTACAGGTTAGCAGTCTTAACCTCCTCCTCAAGCTTAAGCACTACATGTGCATGATCAGCCCCTTCCTTAGTTCTAGCAGCACAACAACCTTCATATCTTGCCCAAAGCTTCTGAATAGCCTTTCCAGTAGCTTAAGGATACTCCATATCAACCCATTGAACATAGCCACAATTGCCAATCTGCAAGAAAAATAAGTCACTTAACCATAAGCAGCTAAACATGGTACACTAGGGTAACTTGATCATAAAGAAATTCATTCTTTAACTATGTTTGTCTCTAGCTATTCCTAAATAGAAAACCTACAGAGAATCAGAGCAGTTAAGCTTCAGAGAAACAGAGCAATTAAACTTTAGAGAAACAGAGCAGTTAACTATTTTGTGGAAGTAAACTTTCAAACCACATAGGTGCTCAAATAAGCAGACTAATTAAGGATACATATATATCTCTGACTAAGCTCTTTTTTCAAACCAATGTGACCATTAACCATTACAATGGTACAACAGAGATAACTGAATTAATAGAAAATACAAACACTCAAAGAAACAGACCAGTTAACATAGGATTTCAAATAAGCAAAGCAGGACATACACTACAACTTACTTCCTCGCCACACCTATAAAACCTCCTTCCAGTAATGCTACCTTCAAATACTACAAATTTCTTGGCTATTTTCCGGTGGTAGCACTCAACTGGGCCCTCCTCTGTCACCACATCGGCTTCAAAGTCCGAGTCATCTATGGTAGGAGCGGCTGCATCGAGTTCAAAAGGAATTTACAGTGGTCAAATGCACTGGATCCGGTTCAAACATATGAAAAAGAAAATCCCCAATCTGAAatccataaccctaaccctaggctATCAGAGAGAGTACAACGGCGGTGACATTACCTCCCCGGTGAAGTGCAATATATCGTTGCCATCGCTGCGCTCCTCCCACTCTTTGTAAGAAGGCATTGCGGCCCCTGCAGCGATGCTGGGCGGCGGCGAGGTTGAGTGGAAGCTGCGTAGAGGGGAGCGAGAGcgagggagagtgagcgagagtGAGAGCGACAGGAAGGAGCTGCCACTGTTTCCTTTTTGGAAAACTTCCGACCGACTTGGTCGGTCCGTCCCTTTACGGCCGTTACTGCTTACGATGTCCATCACTAGCCACGCGGCCTCTTTGCCACGTCAAAACGAGCATTTTTTTCTCTCTGTATTTTTTGCCATTGTCAGATTTTCGGTGCGGTGCAAAATATTACGAATCGTAAAGTGATGGTTTTTCGCTAGTCGTGACACAAAAGTGGTGGTTCTATGCATTTAAGTCAGTTTACACACTAGAAAGAATGTTCACTGCCACAAGGTTACACATTGTGCCCTATGGCAACTTCTTCAATCTCAAGATCTATAGGCTCAGAATCTCAAAGGCGCTTATAAAGGTAGGATGTGCTTGCAAACCTTCGTAGAGACAAGTGTATGTGCGTGCATGTGAGCATCTGCCCTGTACCGTGTTTCTTCAAAAACTCCAATGGGCGAAACGGTCGAGGATCTGCAGGCAAGCACCCTGCCACATGCAGAAAAATCGATTGATAAAACAGAGTTCGATGCGGTCGAGCCTGGAGCACGTCAAGTTCAGAAAGATTCTCTAGACCCGAGGGCTTTTACCTTGATTATTAGTTCACTGACACTGCAGTGATGTTGATTAGGGAAACCTTACAAGCAATGAGAATCTATAGCCCTCGATCGGGGCCCCTTTTCTTTGACCTTGGCTTCACGCGTTCCTAAATCTCTCTACGTCCAAGAGTTTACATGTGATCAAAATGTCGACGAGGCTGTGCGGAAAGATCTTCGCTTGATTCTCTGGCTCTTGGTTTGTTTTTTTAACATTACTTTGGGCCAAGGGGATACAGATTAGAGGAGCACGGAGAAGTGTACTACGAGGAGAGAGCACTGCCCCCATTCCACGTTGCCGCTCCGAACCACCCTGAAACAAGGCAGCGCTATACTATTACTATGCCGCTCTCCAACTCTACGTCGTCTGTGCCGGCCGTCACCGTCCCGGCGGCCGAGGAGCTCCTCCGACAAGGGCTCCGGCCGGAGTTGCTGCCGCGGCATGTGGCGCTGGTGATGGACGGGAACTCTCGGTGGGCGGTAGCGCGGGGCCTGCCGCCGACGGACGGGCACGAGCACGGGATGCGCGCGCTGGAGAAGACGGTGCGGCTCTCCCGCGCCTGGGGAATCCGCGTGCTCACTGCCTTCGGCTTCTCGCTCGAGAACTGGAACCGCGCAAAGGCCAGCATCTATAATACCTTCTCACTCACTCCTCGTGCGCGCCCGCCACCGCCATGTATACATGCATAGCCCTTGATTGATTGATGGTGTTGTTTCTTGGCATCTGCAGGTGGAGGTTGACTTCTTGATGGCGTTGATCGAGAGGTTTATCAACGGCAACCTCGACGACTTCTTGAGGTAGTACGTACGGATCGATGACTACTTGTGCAAATTAATAGGCTCATATATATTAGTTTTGGAGCTCGATTATATTCATGGTTTTCAATAGCGCGCTAAATCTTCGCTCTTAAAAGAAGGTCTTGCGCTAATGAATTTTGGTCCAAATATATGAACAAACTTTTTAAATGGCATGCGCTATAGCGTTTACAAGAGGTCCGCCGCTAAAGAGCATAGCCCATTATTTAGAACTATGATTAtattggtgacttgtgtgttactCTTTGCGGGGAAGGGACCCGTCTACGTATAATTGGTGACCGCTCAAGGCTGCCGATCTCTGTGCAGAAGACCGCACGAGATGCCGAGGAGGCAACAAGGAACAACTCGCACCTCGATCTAGTCCTAGCCATGAGCTATAGCGGGCGAATGGACATTGTGCAGGCATGCCGGAATCTCGCCCAGAAGGTGGACGCCAAGCTGCTCAGGCCGGAGGACATCGACGAGTCGCTGTTCGCCGACGAGCTACAGACGAGCGAAACATCTTGCCCGGACCTGCTCATCAGGACCAGCGGCGAGCTGAGGCTCAGCAACTTCCTGCTATGGCAGTCAGCTTACTCTGAGCTCTTCTTCACCGACACGCTCTGGCCTGATTTTGGGGAGGCCCAATATCTCCAAGCCTTGAGGGCCTTCCAGAGCAGAGACAGGCGCTTTGGAAGAAGAAAATAATGCAGCGCTATAAATAAACAGTGCGCGCACGTGACCCGATGCTCTATCATGCTCTATCTATCTGTATCTGCCTTTATAATCAGTTTTCATTACCTTCAAATAAAGTGTTTCCCTCACGATGAGTGGTGTACTATAGCAGAGGCTACTAAAACTTCTCTCCCGTGATTTTACTCTATACTATATGTTCATTGTATTTGATATAGTTTAGCATTCATGCCGAATGGTCTCTATATATGCTTTCTTGGGGGGTCTCTATGCTATATGTTCAATCTATTAAAATAATTGGATCATATTTTACAAGTTGCTAGAAAAATGTTCCATCTCATGTTTTTCAAAAAAGATTGCTATATATCATAAAGGCAAAAAGATTAGTATTAAAAAACcactacttatttattttcttaaaATGTTTAAATCTATGGAAAGAAACTACATGTGTTTCACAAAAATTGAGACCATTGAATATCTATCTCCATAGTTCATGTTGGAAAAGATGTTAATGTATTACCCGTAGAAGAAAGTTAAGAAACCACGGCGAGGAAGAAGGACGGAACTTGTTGCCAACTGAATTTCAGGATCAAGGCCCATCGTTCTATGTtgatttattttcctattttctgaatTAACTGATGGCAAAGATGAATATTACAACTTCAATTAAGGCTATGCGCCGCGGTGATTGGGATGCCCCCTTTTCCACATCTCTACTTCTGCCTAGTGTTTGCAGTTTTTCTTATTAAATAAAGTATCAAACACAGACGTTTAAAAATGCGTACATACACTCACCCTTATAAAAGCACACACATCCTATTCCTATGAACACCTCTGAAAGACCAAGCCAACAGGCCTTGAGATTAACAAAGTCATTGCAGACCACGTCATCGATGGGAACATCATCTTCCATTGGAATAATATTTCACCTTTGTGAGATACCAAAGTGTCTAATCTGTAGTTTGATTCCTGTGGGCTGGGGTATCGCTCTCCTTCCAACCATCCAACCATCCAACCATATGTTGGTTTTCAACCCCTCTTCTGGTTGTAAGTTACAACGTACAAGCACAATACAAATGGGTTTTACGTACAACAGTATTTTCCATATTATGTATTACCATTTAATTTATAATAATCGAAGTGCAGTCACTCGTGGAGTAGCATATGAAGCAGCATGTCATTCCATGTATCAATGGCCCCCGGAAGGCACCAGTGCACGCAGTCGCTGTACAGCTGGTTTTTCATGAGCGGGTCGGGCGTCCAGGCCCGGTACTTGCTGGGATGCGCGTCAGCACGCAGGATCGTCGCCTCCGTCGTGTCCATGAGCATCACCCTCACCCCGCCGGCCGACGCCTTCTCCGCCGCCGCAAACTCCTCCACCTGCAGCGCACGGAAGTCGAGCTCGAAGCCGAAGAAATTAATATAGTATGATCTTTATCGAAAATTTTGAAGAGAATAAGAAATTAACGAAAAACATAATTTTCGTCACTGAACTTCGCCTAGAGTGAAAATTTAATCCTTGAACTTTAATAGGGCATATTTCTAGTTGGGCTTTCAACACATGGTAGGGAAGACAAATCTACGATATACTATTTTTTCTTGTAATTTTGGATACAATGAACGAAAATAGACGTTGACAAACTTAATACTTTAATGATCTTTGGACTCTTTTCATAGAGTCTAAGAAAAATGGATCTAACTTAACATTTATTTTCCCCGAAAAGATGCAAATTGAGCGTGAAAAACAAAATCCCAGAAAGTAGAAGCAAGTGCAAGTAGGTGGTGTATAAAAAGtgaaaggagaagaaaaagaacgaattcAATCGCTAGAGCTTGGGATATCTAACTAGGAAGCTATTTTTCCCATGTAAATGTTTTGCCAAGTCTGCTCCCGACAATCCGACCCCACTTGTCAGTAAGTGATTAAACGAACTAAATCACTCGATCAGTACTTTTTGCAGAAAGATTACTGAGTGCGCGgtgatttttgcaaaaaattagTGACCTAATAGTTTTCCACAAAACACTACTACAGGAATTAGCTTTGGTAACACATCCCGGTAACACAAGAAAACATGTGTTACTGGTTGAAATCCTGGTCAGACAAAATTTGTGTCCACACCTAAGTTGTAACACGTTATGTGGGAAGTGTTACGATGTTGTAACACATATTCCACATATGTCGAATGTGTTACAGTGTTGTAACACATTATTTAAGCCGGTTGAGAGAGTGTTACAAGATTGTAACACATACATGATATGCAATGTTGTGTTACAAGTTTGTAACACATAGGTGATCTACGTAGGTAAATGTTACACACGTAATAATATTGGATTGAATTTTTCTTTCTTGTCATGAGAAGACTTGTTGCAAGATGCATGCGATCAATTATTAGGTCGATCCCGTCGTAGCACGTGGCCTCTGAGGTAATAGTTATGGGCTTGTGCCATTCACATGTTAGCTACGTATAGAAGTTTAGAGGATGCGTGTTTGATTACTGGTGGGATATATTAGGATAAAACAATTGGGGTAGCCCACCTACCAAAGCCTAGAGAAGGTAGGACTCAAACTATAGCAGCTGACTTTTTCCTGTAAGTTCTTCTAAAAAAGATATTTCCCTGTACAAAATTCTAAAAAAGATTATTTCCCTTTACGTGGGTACGTATGACCCTATTTTCTAAGACTGGATGAGAGTGCAAACTCAAAGTTTTG includes these proteins:
- the LOC123176102 gene encoding cis-prenyltransferase 4, chloroplastic-like; its protein translation is MPLSNSTSSVPAVTVPAAEELLRQGLRPELLPRHVALVMDGNSRWAVARGLPPTDGHEHGMRALEKTVRLSRAWGIRVLTAFGFSLENWNRAKVEVDFLMALIERFINGNLDDFCGEGTRLRIIGDRSRLPISVQKTARDAEEATRNNSHLDLVLAMSYSGRMDIVQACRNLAQKVDAKLLRPEDIDESLFADELQTSETSCPDLLIRTSGELRLSNFLLWQSAYSELFFTDTLWPDFGEAQYLQALRAFQSRDRRFGRRK